Proteins encoded by one window of Lathyrus oleraceus cultivar Zhongwan6 chromosome 1, CAAS_Psat_ZW6_1.0, whole genome shotgun sequence:
- the LOC127119888 gene encoding potassium transporter 8, with protein MDLESVIHKNPIKEESWKHVLVLAYQSLGVVYGDLSTSPLYVYKSAFAEDIEHSDTNEEIFGVLSFVFWTLTLIPLFKYVFIVLRADDNGEGGTFALYSLLCRHARVSLMPNTQLADEDLTQYTMDETAAINKRNVGSGLKSLLEKHRVLQRVLLVLALIGTCMVIGDGVLTPAISVFSAISGLELSMSKEQHKYVEVPVACIILLFLFALQHYGTHRIGSLFAPVVLTWLICISSIGIYNIIHWNPHVYQALSPYYMFKFLKKTQSGGWMSLGGILLCITGSEAMFADLGHFSQLSIQIAFTFLVYPSLILAYMGQAAYLSKHHTLETDYRIGFYVSVPVKLRWPVLAIAILQAVVGSQAIITGTFSIIKQCSSLGCFPKVKIVHTSSKTHGQIYIPEINWSLMLLCLAVTIAFRDTKRLGNAAGLAVITVMLVTTCLMSLVIVLCWHKSAWVAICFLVFFGSIEALYFSASLIKFLEGAWVPIALSLIFLIIMYVWHYGTVMKYEFDVQNKVPINWLLGLGPTLGIVRVKGIGLIHTELVAGIPSVFSHFVTNLPAFHQVVIFLCIKSVPVPHVAPRERFLVGRIGPKEYRLYRCIARYGYRDVHKDDMEFENDLICSIAEFIRSDISEYSSGLGSFEDDTKMTVVGTSSSNSEGVKISDDNQDNNSQIEGTSSELKEVKPPKKVKKRVRFVVPDSPRMDMDTRAELVELMEAKEAGMAFIMSHSYVRAKRGSSWIKKVVINYGYDFLRRNSRGPTYALSLPHASTLEVGMIYHV; from the exons ATGGATCTTGAGTCTGTGATCCACAAGAACCCAATTAAG GAGGAATCATGGAAGCATGTGTTGGTTTTGGCTTATCAAAGTTTAGGAGTTGTGTATGGAGATTTAAGCACTTCTCCACTTTATGTTTACAAAAGTGCTTTTGCTGAGGATATTGAACATTCGGACACAAATGAAGAAATCTTTGGTGTATTGTCTTTTGTGTTTTGGACACTGACACTGATTCCACTTTTCAAGTATGTGTTCATTGTTTTGAGGGCGGATGATAATGGTGAAGGAGGGACTTTTGCTCTGTACTCTTTGCTATGTAGACATGCTCGTGTGAGTTTGATGCCTAATACACAGCTTGCAGATGAGGATTTAACACAGTACACAATGGATGAAACTGCTGCAATCAATAAGAGAAATGTTGGGTCTGGTTTGAAATCTTTGTTGGAGAAACATAGGGTGCTTCAGAGGGTTCTTCTTGTTCTTGCGTTGATTGGGACATGCATGGTTATTGGTGATGGTGTTCTCACACCAGCGATTTCTG TTTTTTCTGCTATTTCAGGTTTAGAGCTTTCCATGTCTAAAGAGCAGCACAAAT ATGTGGAGGTTCCAGTTGCTTGTATAATACTGTTGTTTTTATTTGCGCTTCAACATTACGGCACTCACCGGATTGGATCTCTTTTCGCGCCTGTTGTGTTGACCTGGCTGATATGCATCAGTTCTATTGGTATTTATAATATTATCCACTGGAATCCGCATGTTTACCAAGCTCTCTCCCCATACTACATGTTCAAATTTCTGAAAAAGACTCAATCGGGAGGTTGGATGTCATTGGGAGGGATTCTATTGTGTATAACAG GCTCAGAAGCTATGTTTGCTGATTTAGGACACTTTTCGCAATTGTCTATCCAG ATTGCTTTCACTTTCTTGGTATACCCTTCTTTGATCTTAGCCTATATGGGACAAGCCGCGTATCTTTCCAAGCATCATACCCTTGAAACTGACTATAGAATTGGGTTTTATGTATCTGTACCAG TAAAACTTAGATGGCCTGTTCTTGCCATAGCCATACTTCAAGCTGTGGTTGgaagccaagctattatcaccGGAACTTTCTCGATAATCAAACAGTGTTCCTCTTTAGGATGCTTCCCAAAAGTCAAAATAGTTCATACATCATCCAAAACGCATGGTCAGATTTACATTCCTGAGATCAACTGGAGTTTGATGCTTCTTTGCCTGGCTGTTACAATTGCTTTTCGAGATACCAAACGCCTCGGAAATGCAGCAG GTTTGGCGGTGATAACCGTCATGCTGGTGACCACATGCTTAATGTCTCTGGTTATAGTCTTGTGTTGGCACAAAAGTGCTTGGGTAGCTATTTGCTTTTTAGTGTTCTTTGGTTCCATTGAAGCTCTCTATTTCTCTGCCTCACTCATCAAGTTCCTTGAAGGTGCATGGGTCCCCATTGCGCTTTCACTCATCTTTCTTATTATCATGTATGTATGGCACTATGGCACAGTTATGAAATATGAGTTTGATGTTCAAAATAAGGTCCCTATCAATTGGCTCCTTGGTTTAGGCCCGACTCTAGGAATCGTAAGGGTTAAAGGAATTGGCCTAATACACACCGAGCTTGTAGCCGGGATCCCGTCTGTCTTCTCTCATTTTGTTACCAATCTTCCTGCTTTCCACCAAGTTGTAATCTTTCTATGCATCAAATCCGTCCCGGTACCGCACGTTGCACCTCGAGAGAGATTCTTAGTTGGTAGAATTGGACCAAAGGAGTATAGGCTTTATAGGTGCATAGCACGGTATGGCTACCGCGACGTTCATAAAGATGATATGGAGTTTGAAAATGATCTTATTTGCAGCATAGCAGAATTTATCCGATCCGATATTTCTGAATACAGCTCAGGCTTAGGAAGTTTCGAAGACGATACAAAGATGACCGTTGTTGGGACCTCATCGTCAAACTCAGAAGGCGTGAAGATTTCGGACGACAATCAAGATAATAATTCTCAAATAGAAGGAACTTCGTCGGAGTTGAAGGAAGTGAAGCCGCCGAAAAAAGTGAAGAAGAGAGTGAGATTCGTTGTGCCGGATAGTCCGCGGATGGATATGGATACAAGGGCAGAATTGGTTGAACTTATGGAAGCAAAGGAAGCAGGAATGGCATTCATAATGAGTCATTCATATGTGAGAGCAAAAAGAGGATCAAGTTGGATAAAGAAAGTAGTTATAAATTATGGTTATGATTTCTTAAGGAGAAACTCTAGAGGACCAACTTATGCTTTAAGTTTACCTCATGCATCTACCTTAGAGGTAGGAATGATCTATCATGTATGA